A single genomic interval of Epinephelus fuscoguttatus linkage group LG22, E.fuscoguttatus.final_Chr_v1 harbors:
- the pus7l gene encoding pseudouridylate synthase PUS7L — protein sequence MKQDSDAVNVPACFISNHEGFLGSIKNFIKDFVVTEIDISGQRVNTAAATHTPDCASPDRNYESSADCKWDNHSSVSQDTDVSADCGLDVTIPSPGSFDLSVILGQSVSDELEQFVLTLKEEPTKQELSLGSFADKHHRANVHRAVRHRFPFLMTVTIQPEIRVREDPDYRELSRLVTEDEAEDFFRFIDAKVRGSSYTFGPDDNKEHRTAVHHFLSRRFGKLVETKSFTDQGTTAISVRLREQGRPKKRTAEERKEEDVYTAFTLRKENLETLEAISYMAAALGVLPSDFTYAGIKDKRAITYQSMVVKKVSTQRLKEKTAEFVKRGMYLSQIRSVSEPLRLGRLQGNHFDLVVRDLRPHGASDAHSSGADAHSRLAALVKEAVENVKARGFVNYYGPQRFGSVQSVQSDRVGLALLKEDMVSAVRLFFTPEDSNDPQSHAKRHFLQTDNAKESLALMPLSKARERLMLRALNRYGTGPDGCAQAWLSLPHSMRVFYPHAYCSRVWNEAVAHRLTTLGHRARRGDLVWAQEDAGETSLPQIHVVTDQEEQDGVYTLGHVLLPMPGNTVKYPENTMGTWFQERLARDGLGDCRFRVSSLKLNLPGCYRSLLASPRNLSYQLQRAACGEGGGGGGGGEVTGNSSRNSDLELNGTTVEGKQDSLTLTLNFDLDSSCYATICLREIMKCDP from the exons ATGAAGCAGGACAGTGATGCTGTGAACGTCCCCGCCTGCTTCATATCAAACCACGAAGGTTTCCTTGGAAGCATCAAAAACTTCATCAAAGACTTTGTGGTGACTGAGATAGACATCAGCGGACAGcgtgtgaacacagcagcagccacacacacaccagactgtGCCTCCCCAGATAGGAACTATGAAAGCAGTGCAGACTGTAAGTGGGACAATCACTCCTCAGTCTCACAGGACACTGATGTTTCAGCTGACTGCGGGTTAGATGTCACCATACCTAGCCCGGGCAGTTTTGATTTAAGTGTGATTTTAGGCCAGTCGGTCAGCGACGAGCTCGAGCAGTTCGTGTTGACTCTTAAAGAAGAGCCGACCAAGCAGGAGCTGTCTCTGGGATCCTTCGCCGACAAACACCACAGAGCCAATGTCCACCGGGCCGTCAGACACCGCTTCCCCTTCCTCATGACGGTCACGATTCAGCCCGAGATCAGGGTGAGGGAGGACCCAGACTACAGAGAGCTCTCCCGGCTGGTTACAGAGGATGAAGCAGAGGACTTCTTCAGGTTCATAGATGCCAAAGTGCGAGGCTCGTCCTATACATTTGGACCTGATGACAATAAGGAGCACAGGACGGCGGTCCACCACTTCCTGAGCAGGAGGTTCGGCAAACTGGTTGAGACTAAAAGCTTCACCGACCAGGGGACGACTGCAATCTCGGTTAGGCTGAGAGAGCAAGGGAGGCCAAAGAAGAGAACCGCAGAGGAACGTAAAGAAGAAGACGTTTACACTG CTTTCACTCTGCGTAAGGAGAACCTGGAGACTCTGGAGGCCATCAGCTACATGGCCGCAGCTCTCGGGGTCCTTCCGTCAGATTTTACCTACGCTGGGATCAAGGATAAGAGAGCCATCACCTACCAGTCCATGGTGGTCAAGAAGGTCTCAACTCAACG GTTGAAAGAGAAAACAGCTGAGTTTGTGAAGAGAGGGATGTATCTGTCTCAGATCCGCTCCGTCAGCGAGCCTCTCCGACTCGGACGACTGCAGGGGAACCACTTTGACCTGGTGGTCCGTGACTTGAGACCACATGGGGCCAGTGACGCACACTCCTCTGGCGCAGACGCACACTCTCGGCTGGCAGCGCTGGTAAAGGAGGCAGTGGAGAATGTCAAG GCCAGAGGTTTTGTCAACTACTATGGACCACAGAGGTTTGGGAGTGTGCAGAGCGTTCAGTCTGACCGTGTGGGGCTGGCGTTACTCAAAGAGGACATG gtgagtGCTGTGCGTCTCTTTTTTACTCCGGAGGACAGCAATGACCCTCAGAGCCACGCCAAGAGACACTTCCTCCAAACAG ATAACGCCAAGGAGTCTTTGGCACTGATGCCGCTGTCGAAGGCCAGAGAGCGACTGATGCTTCGGGCCCTGAACCGCTACGGCACAGGTCCGGATGGTTGTGCCCAAGCCTGGCTCAGCCTGCCCCACAGCATGAGGGTCTTCTACCCACACGCCTACTGCAGCAG AGTGTGGAACGAAGCGGTGGCACACAGGCTGACGACTCTGGGCCACAGGGCCAGGCGAGGAGACCTTGTGTGGGCGCAGGAAGACGCTGGAGAAACCAGCTTGCCTCAG ATCCATGTGGTGACGGACCAAGAGGAGCAAGATGGAGTGTACACACTGGGACAT GTGTTACTGCCGATGCCTGGGAACACTGTGAAGTATCCAGAAAACACCATGGGGACTTGGTTCCAGGAGAGACTCGCCAGAGACGGACTGGGCGACTGTCGTTtcagagtcagcagcctcaAACTAAATCTGCCTGGCTGCTACCGCTCCCTGCTGGCCTCACCACGCAACCTCAGCTACCAGCTGCAGAGAGCAGCCTgcggggagggaggaggaggaggaggaggaggagaggtgacaGGAAACAGCAGTAGAAACAGTGACCTTGAGCTGAACGGCACGACAGTAGAGGGGAAGCAGGACTCGCTTACTCTCACGTTAAACTTTGACCTGGACTCCTCCTGCTACGCCACCATCTGCCTCAGAGAGATCATGAAGTGTGACCCCTAG